TCACCATCAGGGCAACAACTCGCGATTTATTGTTCACGCCGATTCCTCCATACCGAAACACATTTCTTTCATAGCCAATATAGAATGTCATCCTTGAAGTCATCTTGAAATCAGCTGGATCATCCTGCATAAAGTAACGAACCTAACCACAGTCTAGTCCTAGTACAAAAGAATTTGAAGGGATGAGCACAAATGAATCTGCTTGCGCATGAAATGGCGGAATTAAATGAACTCTTGATGAGCTGCACCAACTCGATTCAATCCATGGCACTGTTTATCAATCAGGCGCAAAACCCACAGTTGCGTGAGATGATTACCCGGCACTATGCCGTTCACGTACAGGATTACAATATGAAAGTAGAATTCGCAAAACAGCGTTTTGGCTCAACGGATCAGTTGAACGTACCTGAATTGCAGCAAATGATGCCGCAGACGACAAACCTCCAGAACCGTGGACAGGCACCTCACAATCCATTGTCGGCGCAACAGCCAGCGCCTGTCCAGCCGGAAATCCAATTAAGTCAATTAGATGACAGGGCCATCGCCACGTCCTATCTGTTGACACTAAAACGAGCAGGGCGCGAGTACGCATGGGCGACGTTTGAAACCTCCACGCCACAATTGCGCTCGTTCCTTGAAGACGCGTTTCGGATGTGTTCACACCAAGCATTTGAAGTGTGGCAGTGGATGGTACAACAAGGATGGTATCCCGCGGTCATGGCGCCGCAGCAAGCTGTACAAACGTTGGCTTCATCGTACAGGGAAGTGCCATATCACCAACCAGCGGACGCTTATCAGGAAGGCGGCAAGCCGTATATTAATAGATACCAATAAACCCTAAAACAGGCAACCCGTATGGGTTGCCTGCTCATCAAAAACCGCGATATACTGGTTCGCTTGTGCCCGGTGCAAGATTATTGAAGTCCCATTTGATTCGCACCCGGTGTCAACTGGTAATTTTGCATGAATTGCTGCACGGCATTCATCGGCATTTCAGGTACCTGGTAATATCCCTGGTGGTTCATGTATGACCACACTTCATAGGCCAGTTTGTCACAAAGGTTTGCGCCATCCACGAGATACTCGCGAAATTTTGGGTTCGCACACTCCAAACCGAATGTCATCCAGCTAATGCAGCCAAATTTCTGAAGGTTTAACATCGTCGTGGCTATTGCCTTGTCGGTCACGGGGCTTGCAGCCGTGGCTGGCGCCGTGACATTCCCCGGCTGTTGCCCGGCTTGCCCCATTTGCGAAAGGCCTAGTTTTGGTTCACCAAACGTGTCCATGCGGTATTGCACTGCCATGGTCGGCACTTGCTCTTGGCCCTGAATCAATTGGACACCGAGATTGTAATGATTGATACCGGCCTGCGCCTGCTTCTGCGCGATGCTTTTTAACCGCGTATCCGTAGCAAGTTGGGCGAACATGTTCAGCATTTGAATATGTGCCGACTTCGTCATCAGTGCCTCACTCATGGCGAGCATTTCGTGTGCCGCATATTGACCAGGCATATGTATTCCTCCTCGAGTACTCACTTTCCAGTGTGCTGGGTGTGCTGTAAGCCATCTTCTAGTCTTGAGACATTGACGTAACATTATGCAATCTTTATCCCATTCGCTGACGGAGATAATGCACATTGCTATGCTTCGAGTTGGACATGTTATGTGCCACATACTGTAACACCAGTACGAATTGTCACTTTCAGAAAAGATGGGTGATCAGATGCAGGCCAATAAAAAGCTCGATCTCGTCGCCTTAGCGTCGATTCCATTAATTATGACGCTGGGAAATTCAATGTTGATACCCGTATTGCCAGAAATGGAACGACAGTTACACATCGGCTCGTTTCAGGTCAGTATGGTGATCACCGTGTATTCGGTTGTGGCGATTTTTCTCATTCCAGTTGCCGGTTATCTGTCTGATCAGTTTGGCCGTAAAAAGATCATTATTCCCAGCCTCGTCATAACCGGTATCGGTGGCCTTATCGCCGGTGGGGCCGCGTGGTTCATGCAGAGTAGCTATTGGGTGATTTTAGCGG
Above is a genomic segment from Alicyclobacillus acidoterrestris containing:
- a CDS encoding spore coat protein, translating into MNLLAHEMAELNELLMSCTNSIQSMALFINQAQNPQLREMITRHYAVHVQDYNMKVEFAKQRFGSTDQLNVPELQQMMPQTTNLQNRGQAPHNPLSAQQPAPVQPEIQLSQLDDRAIATSYLLTLKRAGREYAWATFETSTPQLRSFLEDAFRMCSHQAFEVWQWMVQQGWYPAVMAPQQAVQTLASSYREVPYHQPADAYQEGGKPYINRYQ
- a CDS encoding spore coat protein, giving the protein MPGQYAAHEMLAMSEALMTKSAHIQMLNMFAQLATDTRLKSIAQKQAQAGINHYNLGVQLIQGQEQVPTMAVQYRMDTFGEPKLGLSQMGQAGQQPGNVTAPATAASPVTDKAIATTMLNLQKFGCISWMTFGLECANPKFREYLVDGANLCDKLAYEVWSYMNHQGYYQVPEMPMNAVQQFMQNYQLTPGANQMGLQ